One stretch of Clupea harengus chromosome 2, Ch_v2.0.2, whole genome shotgun sequence DNA includes these proteins:
- the LOC116217909 gene encoding zinc-binding protein A33-like — MASKPFSEEDFSCPVCCDIFKDPVVLSCSHSLCKACLQQFWETKISRECPVCRRISSMDHPPVSLTLKNLCETFLQERSQRTSAGSEVLCSLHSEKLKLFCLDDKQPVCVVCRDSKTHKSHNFSPIDEAALDIKEVLKIKLEPLRNKFNTFEEVKLICDQTTAHIKTQTQHTEEMIKEEFEKLHQFLQDEEAARIAALREEEEQKSQMMKEKIQKMSREISSLSDTIRAIEEKMEADDITVLQNYKSTVERAQCTLQDPERVSGALINVAKHLGNLKFRVWEKMQEIVQYTPVILDPNTAADNLYLSEDLTSVRDSDEWQQLPDNPERFDEKASVLGSEGFNSGIHCWDVEVGENTWWVVGVMTESLQRKGNYASMSGLWFVYYQDGKYRASSSPQPSTLLTVKQKLQRIRVQLDWDRGELSFSDPDNNTHLHTLTHTFTERVFPYLSVSSNLPPLRMLPVRASVKVEQHSKR, encoded by the exons ATGGCTTCGAAACCTTTCTCTGAAGAGGATTTCtcttgtcctgtgtgctgtgacatCTTCAAGGACCCTGTTGTCCTCTCATGCAGTCACAGTCTGTGTAaagcctgtctgcagcagttctgggaaACAAAAATATCCAGggaatgtccagtctgcaggagaaTATCATCAATGGATCATCCTCCAGTCAGTCTAACATTAAAGAACCTGTGTGAGACCTTCTTAcaggagagaagtcagagaacttcagcagggtctgaggtgctctgcagtctgcacagtgAGAAACTCAAGCTCTTCTGTCTGGACGAtaagcagcctgtgtgtgtggtgtgtcgagactcaaaaacacacaaaagtcaCAACTTCAGTCCCATCGATGAGGCTGCACTAGATATTAAG GAGGTACTCAAGATCAAACTGGAGCCCCTAAGAAATAAATTCAATACATTTGAAGAAGTTAAACTCATCTGTGACCAAACGACAGCGCACATTAAG ACTCAGAcccaacacacagaggagatgatcaaggaggagtttgagaagcttcaccagtttctacaagatgaagaggcagccaggatagctgcactgagggaggaagaggagcagaagagtcagatgatgaaggagaagattcagaagatgagcagagagatctcatctctttcagacacaatcagagccatagaagagAAGATGgaagctgatgacatcacagtcCTGCAG aactacaagagcacagtggaaag agcccagtgcacactgcaggatccagagagggtttcaggagctctgatcaatgtggcaaaacacctgggcaacctgaagttcagagtctgggagaagatgcaggaaattgttcaataca ctcctgtgattctggatcccaacactgcagcCGACAATCTCtacctgtctgaggatctgaccagtgtgagagaCAGCGATGAGtggcagcagcttcctgataacccagagagatttgatgagaAGGccagtgtcctgggctctgagggctttaactcagggattcactgctgggatgtggaggttggagagaacacatggtGGGTTGTTggtgtgatgacagagtctctccagaggaagggaAACTATGCCTCCATGAGTGGACTGTGGTTTGTTTATTATCAAGATGGTAAATATAGAGCAAGCTCTTCACCACagccctccactctcctcacagtgaagcagaaactccagaggatcagagtgcagctggactgggacagaggagagctgtcattctctgaccctgataataacacacatctacacactctcacacacactttcactgagagagtgtttccatacTTGAGTGTTTCCAGTAATCTCCCTCCTCTGAGGATGTTACCAGTGAGAGCTTCAGTGAAAGTAGAGCAGCACAGCAagagatga